One stretch of Camelus bactrianus isolate YW-2024 breed Bactrian camel chromosome 19, ASM4877302v1, whole genome shotgun sequence DNA includes these proteins:
- the LOC105073629 gene encoding latherin-like, which produces MLKVSGLFVLLCGLLASSSAQEVLSQITNALTQELLSEGFLPSLQTIELQSSLKNVFSPATDLLDISRDSNFRIQLRDPELLQVSLQDSHNNNEAELLVALLFSIQVKFPALNSLLFQVRTNMKIQLHLEKDVDGRYLLAFGHCRLVPESVWIEPRSLNTRISNFVVGNVEKILKNLIINNLGANVCPLINSWLYNLNPQVANELINVLLQHSSHQVAI; this is translated from the exons ATGCTGAAGGTCTCCGGcctctttgttcttctctgtgGGCTGCTTGCTTCATCCTCTGCTCAAGAAGTCCTGTCCCAGATCACCAATG CTTTGACCCAAGAACTTCTCAGTGAGGGCTTTCTTCCCAGCCTGCAGACAATTGAACTCCAAAGCTCGTTGAAGAATGTCTTCAGCCCCGCAACAGACCTCCTGGACATCAGTAGAGACAGCAATTTTAG AATACAGCTGAGAGACCCTGAACTCCTTCAGGTCTCCCTCCAGGACTCCCACAACAACAACGAGGCCGAGTTACTGGTAGCATTGTTATTTTCTatccaagtgaa GTTCCCAGCTCTTAATTCCCTTCTATTTCAAGTGCGGACAAATATGAAAATCCAGCTTCATTTGGAGAAGGATGTAGATGGCAGATACCTACTCGCCTTTGGGCACTGCAGGCTCGTTCCAGAAAGTGTATGGATCGAACCTAGAAGTTT AAACACCCGGATATCAAATTTTGTTGTGGGAAACGTGGAGAAAATCCTGAAAAACCTAATCATCAATAATTTGGGAGCCAAC GTATGTCCCCTCATTAATTCATGGCTCTATAACCTGAACCCGCAGGTGGCTAATGAGCTGATTA ATGTGCTGCTGCAGCATAGCTCGCACCAAGTTGCCATCTAA
- the BPIFA3 gene encoding BPI fold-containing family A member 3, which translates to MHSLWSLLVILSLLALPSALHKQHWPSLVKAHTDSKSALATIIAQGLMKHNTESRIQNIRFLDSLNASGQMVPGVVGWLIGSKSLQQHPEGSTNITNIQLDYGRIRTSFHKEWFLANISLGFDIDLRLPFNNQIIRTHAHMNLAVEFWLEKDEFGRRDLVIGHCRVEPSSVHTKFLTEDIPPKIKHFLRNLRENLEKVIPHLIESQVCPLIDEILRQLDVKLLKSLMEQETAHELNQF; encoded by the exons ATGCATTCACTCTGGAGTCTCCTGGTCATCCTCAGCTTGCTGGCCTTGCCCTCGGCACTGCACAAGCAGCACTGGCCTAGCCTGGTCAAGGcccacacagacagcaaatctgCTCTGGCGACAA TTATTGCCCAGGGCCTCATGAAGCACAATACAGAGAGCCGAATCCAGAACATCCGCTTCCTGGACAGTCTGAATGCCTCCGGGCAGATGGTCCCGGGGGTGGTGGGCTGGCTAATTGGCAGCAAGAGCCTCCAGCAGCATCCAGAAGGCAG CACCAACATCACCAACATTCAGCTCGACTATGGCAGGATCCGGACGTCTTTCCATAAGGAGTGGTTCTTGGCAAACATCTCACTTGGATTTGATATTGACTTGAGACT gcccttcAATAACCAGATCATAAGGACACACGCACACATGAACCTCGCTGTGGAGTTCTGGCTGGAGAAAGACGAGTTTGGCCGGAGGGATCTGGTGATAGGCCACTGCCGCGTGGAGCCCAGCAGCGTCCACACGAAATTCCTCACTGA AGATATCCCACcaaagataaaacattttctcCGCAACCTCAGAGAGAACCTGGAAAAAGTTATCCCACACCTGATAGAAAGTCAG GTGTGTCCTCTGATCGATGAAATCCTCAGGCAGCTGGATGTGAAACTCTTGAAAAGCCTCATGG AGCAGGAGACTGCTCATGAACTCAACCAATTTTGA
- the LOC105073628 gene encoding BPI fold-containing family A member 1 — MFQIAGLIVFCGLLAQTTVQSAPDENVPVDLTSTLLDLPASLISALSDNLLSGGLLNSLQTLPLLDILKSGENAPSGLLGGLLRKANSVTSLLNNIIDLKITNPQLLELGLVQNPDDRRLYVTVPLSLVINVKTPPVGSLLKLKVKLNITAEVKAVEDDHENVYLVLGDCTHSPGSLKISLLDGSGSLPAQSLLDSITRILDKSLPELVQGKVCPLVNEALSHLDVSLVQSLVDELISGQLVIKV, encoded by the exons atgtttcaaattgcgGGCCTCATTGTCTTCTGTGGGCTACTGGCCCAGACCACGGTGCAGTCGGCCCCGGACGAGAACGTGCCCGTGGATCTGACTTCGACTCTTTTAGATCTTCCTGCAAGTTTGATTAGTG CTCTCAGCGACAACTTGCTCTCTGGGGGTCTGTTGAACAGTCTCCAAACGCTTCCGCTCTTGGACATCCTGAAGTCTGGAGAGAATGCTCCCAGTGGCCTGTTGGGGGGCCTGCTTAGGAAAGCGAATTCAGTGACCTCTCTCTTGAACAATATCATTGA TTTGAAGATTACTAATCCCCAGCTGCTGGAACTTGGCCTTGTGCAGAACCCTGATGACCGTCGTCTCTATGTCACCGTCCCCCTGAGCCTGGTCATCAATGTGAAAAC GCCCCCGGTCGGAAGTCTGTTAAAGCTGAAGGTGAAGCTAAACATCACTGCAGAGGTCAAAGCTGTGGAAGATGACCACGAGAATGTCTACCTGGTCCTTGGCGACTGCACTCACTCCCCCGGCAGCCTGAAAATCTCCCTGCTTGATGG ATCTGGCTCCCTCCCTGCTCAAAGCCTTCTTGACAGCATCACCAGGATCCTGGATAAATCCCTTCCTGAGCTGGTGCAGGGCAAA GTCTGCCCTCTGGTCAATGAGGCTCTCAGCCACTTGGACGTCTCCTTGGTGCAGTCCCTTGTCG ATGAGCTGATCTCCGGCCAACTTGTCATCAAGGTCTAA